The proteins below are encoded in one region of Lonchura striata isolate bLonStr1 chromosome 1, bLonStr1.mat, whole genome shotgun sequence:
- the LOC144245964 gene encoding inositol 1,4,5-trisphosphate receptor-interacting protein-like 1: MDFCVLWLLLLLRVVQYPQPVGDVLDEVTHREMELRAKFQEEERIRLEREVEQLALMQSGASWRDLLWSALQPWQVWAFAGLLVLLLAAWFMRRTRSRGAEFGGKEETEQEKEVEDETCVYDVRWLLEEHIQGPVEDLQTGCNRTVALIDNFTTFLGRALSGTFYPVLQQAIGFGSAFEGWAAREEEVVYRVLVPLTPPQGHIFHLERDTDQQKPGRNFRVLVELECSCPRDYQGTNMLCFQHHPDVIRRRTHQPNLLDTLCTGSYLDVEKTVQWFCALVEENWRLLPQSRSWRLELLPSKRSCKLRLSNSQESFQVKVLFGVQQHASDIFISSQHRGAHTPSTTWPETYSVAETKFLRRMARPAPQDDSHLKCLQLLARVLARKALSIPSIKTNVTRLLSTVPASQRHRRHFLLQLSDALEQLHLSLEGKPLEHFTVGNQRLPEEFRLPPDTQRARPSNMFHGLPQDLAAHP; this comes from the coding sequence tCGGCTGGAGCGGGAGGTGGAGCAGCTGGCGCTGATGCAGAGTGGCGCATCCTGGAGAGACCTGCTCTGGTCTGccttgcagccctggcaggtctgggcaTTTGCTGGGCTCTTGGTTCTTCTCTTGGCAGCATGGTTTATGCGGAGGACAAGAAGTCGTGGGGCAGAGTTCGGTGGCAAGGAGGAGACGGAACAGGAGAAGGAGGTAGAGGACGAGACATGCGTGTATGATGTGAGATGGCTTCTGGAGGAGCACATACAGGGGCCTGTAGAGGACCTGCAGACAGGCTGCAACAGGACGGTGGCCCTGATAGACAATTTCACAACTTTCCTCGGGCGTGCCTTGAGTGGGACTTTCTACCCGGTGCTGCAACAAGCCATTGGTTTTGGCAGTGCCTTTGAAGGTTGGGCCGCCCGTGAGGAGGAAGTTGTGTACCGGGTGCTTGTACCCCTGACTCCTCCCCAAGGCCACATCTTCCACCTGGAGCGTGACACTGACCAGCAGAAGCCTGGCAGGAATTTCCGTGTCCTTGTGGAGCTGGagtgcagctgccccagggattACCAGGGTACGAACATGCTGTGCTTCCAGCACCACCCTGACGTGATTAGGAGGAGGACTCACCAGCCCAACCTCCTAGACACGCTGTGCACCGGCTCCTACCTCGACGTGGAGAAAACTGTCCAGTGGTTCTGCGCGCTGGTGGAAGAAAACTGGCGGCTTTTGCCCCAGTCACGCAGTTGGCGTTTAGAGCTGCTGCCCTCCAAACGCTCTTGCAAGCTCAGGCTGAGCAACAGCCAAGAAAGCTTCCAGGTTAAGGTGCTGTTTGGGGTGCAGCAACACGCCTCAGACATCTTTATCAGCAGCCAGCATCGAGGGGCCCACACCCCAAGCACAACGTGGCCCGAGACCTACAGCGTGGCAGAGACAAAGTTCTTGAGGCGCATGGCCAGGCCGGCTCCCCAGGACGACTCACACCTTAAATGCCTGCAGCTCCTTGCCCGTGTTCTTGCGCGCAAGGCCCTTTCCATCCCTTCCATCAAGACCAATGTCACGCGCCTGCTGAGCACCGTACCGGCGTCGCAGAGGCACAGGAGAcatttcctgctgcagctgtcggatgctctggagcagctgcactTATCTCTGGAAGGCAAACCCCTGGAGCATTTTACAGTGGGCAACCAGAGGCTTCCGGAGGAGTTCCGCTTGCCCCCAGATACACAAAGGGCTAGGCCATCCAACATGTTCCACGGCCTGCCACAGGATCTGGCTGCCCACCCCTAG